In Phragmites australis chromosome 17, lpPhrAust1.1, whole genome shotgun sequence, the following are encoded in one genomic region:
- the LOC133896619 gene encoding HMG-Y-related protein A-like produces the protein MAADGEEAPNTTPPPLPLPSYPEMILEAIDALDGENGSNKMAISGYIKSKYGPSLPPAHVSLLTAHLSHMKTIGELVFARNSYFRPDDEDEAPAEPAPAFPPHPRLSPEPEDPVAEDTNGAPSAASVVAANADIVPAPTPVAADADGFPAPAPIIAAHTTDVPVKRGRGRPPKPKDPVAETTNGAPAEAPVVAADAVAVPTKRGRGRPPKPKDPVAGATSGATAAPVVTADGSAVPVKRGRGRPLKPKDPVAEAVAMATSGMPRGRGHPPKKAKVAQEAPIRVPAPASGGDADANAVPVKRGRGRPPKVRSPVVCEPGNA, from the exons ATGGCGGCCGATGGGGAGGAGGCCCCCAATACCACCCCGCCCCCGCTTCCGCTCCCGTCCTACCCTGAG ATGATCCTGGAGGCGATCGACGCTCTAGACGGCGAGAACGGCTCCAACAAGATGGCCATCTCGGGCTACATCAAGAGCAAGTACGGCCCCAGCCTCCCTCCCGCGCACGTCTCCCTCCTCACGGCGCACCTCTCCCACATGAAGACCATTGGCGAGCTCGTATTCGCCAGGAACAGCTACTTCCGccccgacgacgaggacgaggcaCCCGCCGAGCCTGCCCCTGCCTTCCCGCCGCACCCCCGCTTGTCCCCGGAGCCCGAAGATCCCGTCGCCGAGGATACCAATGGCGCGCCCTCTGCGGCTTCCGTCGTCGCCGCTAATGCCGATATCGTCCCTGCTCCAACTCCCGTCGCCGCTGACGCCGATGGCTTCCCTGCTCCAGCTCCCATCATCGCCGCTCATACCACTGATGTGCCTGTCAAACGGGGGCGCGGACGGCCCCCCAAGCCCAAGGACCCCGTTGCTGAGACGACCAATGGCGCGCCCGCTGAAGCTCCTGTCGTTGCCGCTGATGCTGTTGCCGTGCCTACCAAGCGGGGGCGCGGACGACCTCCCAAGCCCAAGGATCCTGTCGCCGGGGCAACCAGTGGCGCCACTGCAGCTCCCGTCGTCACCGCTGATGGCAGTGCCGTGCCCGTCAAGCGGGGGCGCGGACGGCCCCTCAAGCCCAAGGACCCCGTCGCCGAGGCTGTTGCCATGGCCACCAGCGGCATGCCGCGCGGGCGTGGCCACCCGCCCAAGAAGGCCAAGGTCGCCCAGGAAGCCCCCATTCGCGTGCCTGCTCCAGCTTCTGGCGGTGATGCTGATGCTAACGCTGTGCCTGTCAAACGCGGGCGTGGACGCCCTCCCAAGGTGAGGTCTCCGGTGGTCTGTGAGCCGGGCAATGCTTAA